A window from Vigna angularis cultivar LongXiaoDou No.4 chromosome 7, ASM1680809v1, whole genome shotgun sequence encodes these proteins:
- the LOC108337072 gene encoding very-long-chain enoyl-CoA reductase, whose amino-acid sequence MKVTVVSRSGREVVKGGIHLSDSATVADLQEAIHKQTKKQPSRQRLTLAVQPGSKERPVVLNYKKSLKDYTSGNSETLTVVFKDLGPQVSYRTLFFCEYLGPLLLYPVFYYFPVYQYFGYQGERVIHSVQTYALYYWCFHYAKRILETFFVHRFSHATSPLSNVFRNCAYYWSFGSYIAYYVNHPLYTPVSDLQMKIGFGFGILCQISNFYCHIILKNLRSPGGEGGYQIPKGFLFNIVTCANYTTEIYQWLGFNIATQTVAGYIFLVVATFIMTNWAFAKHRRLKKLFDGKDGSPRYPRRWIILPPFL is encoded by the exons ATGAAGGTCACTGTGGTTTCTCGTAGTGGAAGAGAAGTGGTTAAAGGTGGTATTCACCTCAGCGATTCT GCTACTGTAGCAGATCTGCAGGAGGCAATTCATAAGCAAA CCAAGAAGCAGCCATCAAGGCAGCGTTTGACACTTGCTGTCCAACCCGGATCAAAGGAAAGGCCTGTTGTGCTTAATTACAAGAAGAGTCTGAAAGACTATACTAGTGGAAACTCAGAAACCTTAACTGTTGTATTCAAGGACTTGGGCCCTCAGGTTTCTTATCGAACACTATTTTTCTGCGAGTATTTGGGACCTTTGCTTCTCTATCCAGTCTTCTACTATTTCCCTGTTTACCAATATTTTGGTTACCAAGGTGAACGTGTCATCCATTCTGTGCAAACATACGCCTTGTACTACTGGTGTTTCCATTATGCCAAACGAATTCTGGAAACGTTTTTCGTGCATCGCTTCAGCCATGCAACCTCACCCCTTTCCAACGTGTTCCGTAACTGTGCTTATTACTGGAGTTTTGGATCATACATTGCTTACTACGTGAACCACCCTCTGTATACTCCTGTGAGCGACCTTCAAATGAAGATTGGGTTTGGGTTTGGAATACTTTGTCAAATTTCAAACTTCTACTGTCATATTATACTGAAGAATCTCCGCAGTCCTGGCGGTGAAGGTGGATACCAAATCCCAAAAGGTTTTCTCTTCAATATTGTTACCTGTGCAAATTACACGACCGAGATCTATCAGTGGCTGGGCTTCAACATCGCAACGCAAACTGTGGCAGGTTATATTTTCCTTGTGGTTGCTACTTTCATCATGACCAACTGGGCTTTTGCCAAGCACAGGCGTTTGAAGAAG TTATTTGATGGAAAGGATGGGAGCCCTAGGTATCCTCGTCGATGGATAATATTGCCTCCATTCCTGTAG